A region from the Sulfurimonas sp. genome encodes:
- a CDS encoding histidine phosphatase family protein — protein MRVTLLRHCEVDEKYLGCYNGHIDIGLSKKGYEQAEVLAKKLKNENYDGVFCSDLLRAKESIKYFQNLENIFYTDKLREKSWGVDEGKKYDQICQEKNITYESFEQWIDALGGESVEEFSARVKNFFFDYLSSSNYENVLVITHSGVIKTFFSLLNKTSLEKAFSQKVEYAFCETIEF, from the coding sequence ATGAGAGTAACACTTCTGCGCCACTGTGAGGTAGATGAAAAATATCTCGGATGCTATAACGGACACATAGATATAGGACTCTCAAAAAAAGGCTACGAACAGGCTGAAGTTCTGGCTAAAAAGCTTAAAAATGAAAATTATGACGGAGTATTTTGTTCGGATCTTCTGCGCGCTAAAGAGAGTATAAAATACTTTCAAAACCTAGAGAACATTTTCTATACCGATAAACTTAGAGAAAAGTCTTGGGGCGTGGATGAGGGAAAAAAATACGATCAGATCTGCCAAGAAAAAAATATAACTTATGAGAGTTTTGAGCAATGGATAGATGCTCTTGGAGGTGAGAGTGTTGAAGAGTTTTCAGCCAGAGTAAAAAACTTTTTTTTTGATTATCTCTCATCATCAAACTATGAAAATGTGTTAGTTATAACACACAGCGGTGTTATAAAAACGTTTTTCTCTCTGCTAAATAAAACTAGCTTAGAGAAAGCATTTTCACAAAAAGTGGAATATGCTTTTTGTGAAACAATTGAGTTTTAA
- a CDS encoding diguanylate cyclase: protein MSTNKKVLVVVGFLLVFLSLATMANVAFNFMKFGQKSADEKAHSIAESVRDSLTSHMVNGTMDKRFMFLDNMMRHQEVENLRVLRSKNVIEQFGKGHVDVYQYDDIEKKVIKNAQSMTKIYERNDDIFMRVTIPYIATKYSNPNCLQCHTNAKEGDVLGVISMDLDISDVKDESIDVILRIMLITIVFLLIAMLIGNHYINPYVKLFDDLEAGISKAYRGDFSHHVKTNLSNEAGEVAERLNELSEIFRFKKTIELDPDKGSIYRRLAHVLKTSFGIENFVFMEIDIKKKERKVIYETRHNWSDGVYGLSSMNCRAFRTSTNVFSSDFENICDVCCEGECNFICLPFDINDSYELVVHIQTSSLRELQRVQEHIPIIKNYFELARPVLESKMLMQILTNSTLVDPMTELYNRRFLDNFMDEDLKDRDRQFAILMIDVDFFKQVNDNFGHDVGDRVLKVLAEVLKKETKGSDMAIRYGGEEFMVLLFDVSQENALAIADKIRISFSNKQFNAQDKTFSKTLSVGVSMYPDQIDTPWHAIKYADVALYEAKNTGRNKVILFEDGMYKEEEF from the coding sequence ATGAGTACAAACAAGAAAGTATTAGTTGTAGTTGGGTTTTTATTAGTATTTTTATCACTTGCTACTATGGCAAACGTGGCATTTAACTTTATGAAGTTTGGTCAAAAGTCTGCAGATGAAAAAGCACACTCTATTGCTGAGTCTGTACGTGACAGTTTAACATCGCACATGGTTAACGGAACTATGGACAAACGTTTTATGTTTTTAGACAATATGATGCGTCATCAGGAAGTTGAAAATTTAAGAGTTTTGCGTTCTAAAAATGTTATTGAGCAGTTTGGAAAGGGGCATGTTGACGTATATCAGTATGACGACATTGAAAAGAAAGTTATAAAAAATGCACAGAGTATGACAAAGATATATGAGAGAAATGATGACATTTTTATGCGTGTTACCATACCTTATATAGCTACAAAATATTCTAATCCCAACTGTTTGCAGTGCCATACAAATGCAAAAGAGGGAGACGTACTTGGTGTAATAAGTATGGACTTAGACATTTCAGATGTAAAAGATGAAAGTATAGATGTTATCTTACGTATTATGCTTATAACTATTGTATTTTTACTCATTGCTATGCTTATAGGTAATCACTATATAAATCCGTATGTAAAACTTTTTGATGATTTGGAAGCTGGGATCTCTAAAGCATATAGAGGTGACTTTTCTCATCATGTTAAAACAAATCTTTCAAATGAAGCGGGAGAAGTAGCTGAGAGACTAAATGAACTCTCAGAGATTTTCAGATTTAAAAAGACAATAGAATTAGATCCTGATAAAGGCTCTATTTATCGCAGGTTGGCTCATGTATTAAAAACATCATTTGGTATAGAAAACTTTGTATTTATGGAGATAGATATAAAGAAAAAAGAGCGCAAAGTTATCTATGAGACACGTCATAATTGGTCTGATGGTGTTTATGGACTCTCATCTATGAACTGTAGAGCGTTCAGAACTAGTACAAATGTTTTCTCAAGCGACTTTGAAAATATATGTGATGTTTGTTGTGAAGGTGAATGTAACTTTATATGTCTGCCTTTTGATATAAATGATTCTTACGAGTTGGTAGTTCATATTCAAACATCTTCACTAAGAGAGTTACAGAGAGTTCAAGAGCATATTCCAATCATCAAGAACTACTTTGAACTTGCACGTCCTGTATTAGAGAGTAAGATGCTTATGCAGATCCTTACAAACTCTACACTGGTAGATCCTATGACAGAACTTTACAATAGACGCTTTTTAGATAACTTTATGGATGAAGATCTAAAAGACAGAGACAGACAGTTTGCGATTTTAATGATAGACGTGGACTTTTTCAAACAGGTAAATGATAACTTTGGTCACGATGTAGGAGACAGGGTTTTAAAAGTATTGGCAGAAGTCTTGAAGAAGGAGACTAAAGGTTCTGATATGGCTATACGCTATGGTGGTGAAGAGTTTATGGTACTGCTGTTTGATGTAAGTCAAGAAAATGCTCTAGCTATAGCGGATAAGATTAGAATCTCTTTTTCAAATAAACAGTTTAATGCTCAAGACAAAACTTTTTCAAAAACATTAAGTGTAGGTGTGTCTATGTACCCTGATCAGATCGATACACCTTGGCATGCCATAAAATATGCTGACGTTGCCCTTTATGAAGCTAAAAATACAGGAAGGAACAAAGTTATTCTTTTTGAAGATGGCATGTATAAAGAGGAAGAGTTTTAA
- a CDS encoding methyl-accepting chemotaxis protein has product MIKSIKSKVVISLLLVSVLGLIGMSTYLSNTLQEISNSTSKKSLNMLSKSIFQTMTTSMMMGDPHIVQQTLKDAQHIEGIEHLSIYKSKAVQETYAPDEKYTNDALIREVLEKKAVKVIEKTENNHHTIRMIKPMVAEDRCLSCHYNVTPGYVLGALDLIISLDENDNNISSTNTTLIVTLAIASILFIAVAFIFFAREIFRPLQSLTQRVADLVSGDKDLTKRVVHNNDDEFAETAKEVNNFIEMIQSTIQDIKSLGEQNYDISLKIEQSSHVIQATTKKEGEIINKAILKTKTIEDLLSQNISAVEETQENVEETQKQLNTAKESLLSLSNEVDIFVESENELSHELVGLKSDADSVKDVLNVIKDIAEQTNLLALNAAIEAARAGEHGRGFAVVADEVRKLAERTTKSLSEIDMNVSTIVQSINDVSDKMQTNASNIESLSNISHEVEEKIDHTAQAIIHSNNIATQSAENSREMSGNINEIIEDINSIEALSSSNNTSTKDIEAQLKSLVGTAKKLEDMLNQFKS; this is encoded by the coding sequence ATGATTAAAAGTATAAAGTCTAAAGTTGTAATCTCTTTATTATTAGTAAGTGTACTAGGCCTTATAGGGATGAGTACTTACCTATCAAACACTCTTCAAGAAATCTCAAACAGCACATCAAAAAAATCTCTAAATATGCTTAGCAAGTCTATTTTTCAAACAATGACAACAAGTATGATGATGGGGGATCCTCACATTGTTCAACAAACACTTAAAGATGCACAGCATATTGAGGGTATAGAACACTTAAGTATCTATAAATCTAAGGCTGTTCAAGAAACTTACGCACCAGATGAAAAATATACTAACGATGCCCTTATACGCGAAGTTTTAGAGAAAAAAGCCGTAAAAGTTATAGAAAAAACAGAAAATAATCACCATACGATTAGAATGATCAAACCTATGGTTGCAGAGGATAGATGTCTATCGTGTCACTACAATGTAACTCCTGGTTATGTTCTTGGTGCACTTGATTTAATTATATCACTTGATGAAAACGACAATAATATATCTAGCACTAACACTACACTTATAGTTACACTAGCTATTGCCAGTATATTATTCATTGCCGTTGCATTTATATTTTTTGCAAGAGAGATCTTCAGGCCACTACAAAGTTTAACTCAAAGGGTAGCTGACCTTGTAAGCGGAGATAAAGATTTAACTAAAAGGGTTGTTCATAATAACGATGATGAGTTTGCCGAAACTGCCAAAGAGGTAAATAACTTTATAGAGATGATCCAATCAACAATTCAAGATATAAAGTCTTTAGGTGAACAAAACTATGACATATCTTTAAAAATTGAGCAATCAAGTCATGTTATTCAAGCTACTACAAAAAAAGAGGGTGAGATAATAAATAAAGCCATCTTAAAAACTAAAACTATTGAAGATCTTTTATCTCAAAATATTAGTGCAGTTGAAGAGACACAGGAAAATGTTGAAGAAACTCAAAAACAACTCAATACTGCAAAAGAATCTCTTCTGTCTTTGTCTAACGAGGTTGATATATTTGTTGAATCAGAAAATGAACTCTCTCATGAACTTGTAGGACTAAAAAGTGATGCAGACAGTGTTAAAGATGTTCTAAATGTTATTAAAGATATAGCTGAGCAAACAAACTTACTTGCTTTAAATGCAGCTATAGAAGCTGCTCGTGCAGGTGAACACGGTCGTGGTTTTGCCGTAGTTGCTGATGAAGTTCGTAAACTGGCTGAACGTACTACAAAAAGTCTGAGTGAGATAGATATGAACGTAAGTACAATCGTTCAGTCTATAAACGATGTAAGTGATAAAATGCAGACTAATGCATCTAATATAGAGAGTTTATCTAATATTTCACATGAAGTTGAAGAAAAAATCGATCACACGGCACAAGCTATTATACACTCAAACAACATAGCAACTCAATCAGCCGAAAACTCTAGAGAGATGTCAGGCAATATTAATGAGATAATTGAAGATATCAACTCAATAGAAGCACTTTCAAGCTCAAATAATACAAGTACGAAAGATATTGAAGCTCAGCTAAAAAGCTTAGTTGGAACTGCTAAAAAACTTGAGGATATGTTAAACCAATTTAAAAGTTAA
- a CDS encoding SUV3 C-terminal domain-containing protein produces the protein MSKKNKKNTKINQKIRRYFDDDPFDVGVERVESETLSELFHYLGIYEVAHSKDILVKTARMVWSEADSTVRKLILDFFVNNGKIYFSQKPKEPDESTLDKIDELLQEYTLTKEETTQIYGEFASLKAKKITPNKIFSKLQYIRHEQKMMEIQKEVDGIFDIDDSLEFNADIHYVLLGQSFHKIHTLNTKKYESSHLAETDKEELIKEIEGDKEFTKQNFQEKINEFINSIPNPHSILSEKDIVASLRSSPPKPLHEYPLIKEEIIKDILSKHLSLVSLDIHNEELMLEVEEYITLPYLEDRFKYKLDLHIEVDPFLQAVWRDEEIEFDEVLTDSKAEHEKHFLEELESLIDECKKLASTLNLTDEAMYKKIYEHLLDILPTSLIITPKVARKVKKRFIYSIQGEIIKAQKHALLAQTIRDFKNLFPLARANKRKLTLHIGPTNSGKTYEAMEKLKAADTGYYLAPLRLLALEGYEGLRDDGIDVSLITGEEQIIDEDATHISSTIEMVNFEVDVDVCVIDEVQMIGDRDRGWAWANAIIGAPASEIIMTGSPNAKDAVIALAEYLGEELEIIEFERKNPLKLLDTPTDIKDVQKGSAIIAFSRKDVLRLKQDFSKYFNISVVYGNLSPEVRREEARKFREGETELLIATDAIAMGLNLPIKTLLFSKAMKFDGVRDRELTASEIHQISGRAGRYGLNEEGYVGALYSDVLSIIHKNFYKEAQKIEIPFKVMANLGHIQLVSNILEENSLFEVLKFFVKNMEFSGPFKASNLEDMLEASKITDEHDLDIATKYHLACAPLTLKSPYIVSVYESYIRKIEQKRSIDYIPPQLVGNYARTTQDLLLAEDMVKEISLYLWLSYRFGDYFLDQEKARRYRATLNKYIENSLHQSGFVHSCKMCGATLPPNTKYNICNSCYKKNFGVKNRRRNRRA, from the coding sequence ATGTCTAAGAAAAATAAGAAAAATACAAAAATTAATCAGAAGATTAGAAGATACTTTGATGACGATCCGTTTGACGTAGGTGTTGAACGTGTAGAGAGTGAAACTCTTAGTGAGCTTTTTCACTATCTTGGTATATATGAAGTCGCACATTCAAAAGATATACTAGTAAAAACTGCGAGAATGGTATGGAGTGAAGCAGATAGTACGGTAAGAAAACTTATTTTAGATTTTTTTGTAAACAACGGAAAAATATACTTTAGCCAAAAACCTAAAGAACCAGATGAATCAACTCTTGATAAGATAGACGAACTTTTACAAGAATATACATTGACTAAAGAGGAAACAACTCAGATCTACGGTGAATTTGCTTCATTAAAAGCAAAAAAAATAACTCCTAATAAGATCTTCTCAAAACTTCAATACATACGTCATGAACAAAAGATGATGGAGATCCAAAAAGAGGTAGATGGCATATTTGATATTGATGACTCATTAGAGTTTAATGCAGATATTCATTATGTACTATTGGGACAGAGTTTTCATAAAATACATACTTTAAACACTAAAAAGTATGAATCATCACACTTGGCTGAAACGGACAAAGAGGAACTTATAAAAGAGATTGAGGGTGATAAGGAGTTTACAAAACAAAATTTTCAAGAGAAGATAAATGAGTTTATAAATTCTATCCCAAATCCACATTCTATTTTAAGTGAAAAAGATATTGTCGCATCTTTAAGATCTTCTCCTCCAAAGCCTCTGCACGAATATCCGCTTATAAAAGAGGAAATTATCAAAGATATATTGTCAAAACATCTGAGTCTTGTATCTTTGGATATTCACAATGAAGAGTTGATGCTTGAAGTAGAGGAGTATATAACACTTCCGTATTTAGAAGATAGATTCAAGTATAAACTAGACCTGCACATAGAGGTAGATCCTTTTTTACAGGCAGTATGGAGAGATGAAGAGATAGAATTTGATGAGGTCTTAACAGATTCTAAAGCCGAACATGAAAAACATTTTTTAGAGGAATTGGAATCGTTAATAGATGAGTGTAAAAAACTAGCCTCTACACTTAATTTAACAGATGAAGCTATGTACAAAAAGATATATGAACATCTTTTAGATATTTTACCGACCTCTTTAATTATCACGCCAAAAGTAGCAAGAAAAGTGAAAAAACGCTTTATTTACTCTATACAGGGTGAGATAATAAAGGCACAAAAACATGCACTTTTAGCTCAAACTATCAGGGATTTTAAAAACCTTTTTCCACTTGCTCGTGCAAACAAAAGAAAACTTACTCTTCATATAGGACCGACAAACAGCGGTAAGACATATGAAGCTATGGAAAAACTAAAAGCTGCAGATACCGGGTACTATCTTGCACCTCTTAGACTTTTAGCACTTGAAGGATATGAGGGTTTAAGAGATGACGGTATTGATGTCTCTTTAATAACAGGTGAAGAGCAGATCATAGATGAAGATGCTACACATATAAGCTCAACCATAGAGATGGTAAACTTTGAAGTGGATGTAGATGTATGTGTAATTGATGAAGTTCAGATGATAGGTGATCGTGATCGTGGATGGGCTTGGGCAAATGCCATCATTGGAGCACCGGCAAGCGAGATTATTATGACAGGTTCACCAAATGCAAAAGATGCAGTTATAGCCTTAGCAGAGTATTTGGGTGAAGAGCTTGAGATCATAGAGTTTGAACGTAAAAACCCTTTAAAACTTTTAGATACACCTACAGATATAAAAGATGTGCAAAAAGGCAGTGCGATCATAGCTTTTTCAAGAAAAGACGTACTCAGATTAAAACAAGACTTTTCAAAGTATTTTAATATAAGTGTAGTGTATGGAAACCTCTCGCCTGAAGTTAGACGTGAAGAAGCTAGAAAGTTTCGTGAAGGTGAGACTGAACTGCTGATAGCTACAGATGCGATTGCTATGGGTCTTAACCTTCCTATTAAGACACTTCTTTTTTCAAAAGCTATGAAGTTTGACGGTGTCAGAGACAGGGAGTTAACAGCGAGTGAAATTCATCAAATTTCAGGGCGTGCAGGAAGGTATGGTTTAAACGAAGAGGGGTATGTTGGTGCCTTATATAGTGATGTTTTAAGTATTATCCATAAAAACTTCTATAAAGAGGCACAAAAAATAGAGATACCTTTTAAGGTGATGGCAAATCTTGGTCATATACAGCTTGTATCGAACATACTTGAAGAGAACTCACTTTTTGAAGTCCTCAAGTTCTTTGTTAAAAATATGGAGTTTAGCGGTCCATTTAAAGCCTCAAACCTAGAAGATATGCTCGAAGCTTCTAAAATAACGGATGAGCATGATCTTGATATTGCTACAAAGTATCATCTTGCATGTGCTCCGCTTACACTTAAGTCTCCATATATCGTTTCGGTTTACGAGAGCTATATTAGAAAGATTGAACAAAAACGCTCAATCGATTATATACCTCCACAGCTTGTCGGAAACTATGCAAGAACTACTCAGGATCTACTGCTCGCAGAAGATATGGTTAAAGAGATCTCACTATACCTATGGTTATCTTACAGATTTGGGGATTATTTTTTAGATCAGGAAAAAGCTAGACGTTATCGTGCTACTTTAAATAAGTATATTGAAAATTCTCTTCATCAAAGCGGTTTTGTTCATTCATGTAAGATGTGTGGAGCTACTCTGCCACCAAACACTAAGTACAACATATGTAACTCATGTTATAAGAAAAATTTTGGGGTTAAAAACCGCAGACGTAACAGAAGGGCTTAA
- a CDS encoding DUF309 domain-containing protein: protein MITNKHAEDFIQALDESRFYDAHEVLEELWFDNRKNPTNEVNLLRGFINAAVSFELNKRGKTEASKRVWRNYLKYRQLVFKTGSNKVKIYYNISLYIDNLYKKTQLF, encoded by the coding sequence ATGATAACGAATAAACATGCAGAAGATTTTATACAAGCACTAGATGAAAGTCGTTTTTATGATGCCCACGAAGTCTTAGAAGAGTTATGGTTTGACAATAGAAAGAACCCTACTAATGAAGTAAATCTTTTAAGAGGTTTTATAAATGCTGCCGTTAGTTTTGAACTTAACAAACGCGGAAAAACTGAAGCCAGCAAGCGTGTTTGGAGGAACTATTTAAAATACCGCCAACTAGTATTTAAAACAGGTTCAAACAAGGTAAAGATATACTACAATATATCTCTATATATAGATAATCTTTATAAAAAAACTCAGCTATTTTAG
- a CDS encoding MFS transporter: MQILLSLFYFFYFALIGVYVIFLPKVLNLSGYSASEIGIIFAAAPLVRFVVPFLFIKGLKLDTRSFNIALIILLSSATSFYFSLESFYRLLFSNIGIGIGLSLVLPYIEVISLNHLGKERYGKIRLFGSIGFILVALVLVKFLSVPSTALTYLLALTFLTVFSSFIIVRGQKDTLNRTSKEDNDINLLKDWRLWLGLTLMQVAFGPFYNFFTIYETDAGISLDMTIYLWSFGVIVEVFMLFYQGRFLQKNLLLVLQVTTFATAFRWFLVFLFPQNLYMLFFSQALHALSFALFHSAAISYLFSLYRHKSLAQQMFSGITYGLGAFVGALYSGYVYEYFPEYLFLTAAFLAFLSFVFLRFFERQSLK, encoded by the coding sequence ATGCAAATATTATTATCATTATTTTACTTTTTTTATTTTGCACTTATCGGTGTATATGTTATTTTCTTACCAAAAGTACTCAACTTAAGCGGTTATAGTGCTAGTGAGATCGGCATAATTTTCGCAGCAGCTCCACTTGTACGTTTTGTGGTGCCTTTTCTTTTTATAAAGGGTTTAAAACTTGATACCAGAAGTTTTAATATAGCTCTTATAATTTTACTTAGTTCAGCTACATCTTTTTATTTTTCACTAGAGAGTTTTTACAGACTTCTTTTCTCGAACATAGGTATCGGAATAGGGCTTAGTTTAGTATTGCCATATATTGAAGTTATATCATTAAACCATTTAGGCAAAGAGCGTTATGGAAAGATTAGGTTGTTCGGTTCTATCGGCTTTATACTAGTCGCACTTGTATTGGTGAAATTTTTATCGGTACCTTCAACTGCTTTAACATATCTTTTAGCACTAACATTTTTAACGGTTTTTAGCTCATTTATAATTGTAAGAGGGCAAAAAGACACACTTAACAGAACAAGCAAAGAAGACAATGATATAAATCTTTTAAAAGATTGGAGATTATGGCTGGGGCTTACTCTAATGCAGGTTGCTTTTGGTCCTTTTTACAACTTTTTTACTATTTATGAAACCGATGCGGGCATTAGTTTGGATATGACAATATACTTATGGAGCTTTGGTGTAATAGTTGAAGTATTTATGCTCTTTTATCAAGGGAGATTTTTACAAAAAAATCTTCTTTTAGTTTTACAGGTAACCACATTTGCTACGGCATTTAGATGGTTTTTAGTATTTTTATTTCCGCAAAACTTGTATATGCTTTTCTTCTCTCAGGCTCTGCACGCATTAAGCTTTGCACTGTTTCATTCGGCGGCTATTTCATATCTGTTCTCACTTTACAGACATAAATCTTTAGCTCAGCAGATGTTTTCGGGTATTACCTATGGACTTGGGGCTTTTGTTGGAGCATTATATAGTGGATATGTATATGAGTACTTTCCTGAATATCTGTTCTTAACTGCTGCTTTTTTAGCTTTTTTATCATTTGTTTTTTTAAGATTTTTTGAGCGTCAATCACTAAAATAG
- a CDS encoding PAS domain-containing protein — protein sequence MLMEMREQDFIVSKTDTKGKITYVNKIFMDMAEYKEDELLGKPHSIVRHPKMPKAVFKLLWDYVKEKKEIFAFVINKTKNSNAYWVYANVTASLDERGNIIGYYSVRRKPNPEAIKIIEPLYEKMVEAEKTGGVEASTKILEDLLHEKGVSYDELIISIQG from the coding sequence ATGCTTATGGAGATGAGAGAACAAGACTTTATCGTATCTAAAACAGATACAAAAGGTAAGATAACTTATGTAAATAAAATTTTTATGGATATGGCGGAGTATAAGGAAGATGAACTACTTGGAAAGCCCCATAGTATAGTAAGACATCCTAAAATGCCAAAAGCCGTTTTCAAACTTCTTTGGGATTACGTAAAAGAAAAAAAAGAAATTTTTGCTTTTGTTATAAATAAAACAAAAAACTCAAATGCTTATTGGGTTTATGCGAATGTTACCGCATCTTTAGATGAAAGAGGTAATATCATAGGTTATTACTCAGTTAGGAGAAAACCAAATCCTGAAGCTATAAAGATCATAGAACCGCTTTATGAAAAAATGGTTGAAGCAGAAAAAACAGGCGGTGTAGAGGCATCTACAAAAATACTAGAAGATCTATTACATGAAAAAGGGGTATCTTATGATGAACTTATCATCTCAATTCAAGGCTAA